The following are from one region of the Hyla sarda isolate aHylSar1 chromosome 6, aHylSar1.hap1, whole genome shotgun sequence genome:
- the LOC130277461 gene encoding uncharacterized protein LOC130277461, with the protein MNHLDDYYGSPRTKAQDYYGSPRTKAQDYYDSPRTKAQDYYGSPRTKAQDYYDSPRTKAQDYYGSPRTKAQDYYDSPRTKAQDYYGSPRTKAQDYYDSPRTKAQDYYGSPLTKAQDYYGSPRTKAQDYYGSPRTKAQDNYDSPRTKAQDYYGSPRTKAQDYYGSPRTKAQDYYGSPRTKAQDYYGSPRTKAQDNYDSPRTKAQDYYGSPRTKAQDYYGSPRTNAQDRCCFPHTLRHRITIIFFTQ; encoded by the exons atgaATCATCTAGAT GATTATTATGGCAGCCCTCGCACTAAGGCACAGGATTATTATGGCAGCCCTCGCACTAAGGCACAGGATTATTATGACAGCCCTCGCACTAAGGCACAGGATTATTATGGCAGCCCTCGCACTAAGGCACAGGATTATTATGACAGCCCTCGCACTAAGGCACAGGATTATTATGGCAGCCCTCGCACTAAGGCACAGGATTATTATGACAGCCCTCGCACTAAGGCACAGGATTATTATGGCAGCCCTCGCACTAAGGCACAGGATTATTATGACAGCCCTCGCACTAAGGCACAGGATTATTATGGCAGCCCTCTCACTAAGGCACAGGATTATTATGGCAGCCCTCGCACCAAGGCACAGGATTATTATGGCAGCCCTCGCACTAAGGCACAGGATAATTATGACAGCCCTCGCACTAAGGCACAGGATTATTATGGCAGCCCTCGCACTAAGGCACAGGATTATTATGGCAGCCCTCGCACTAAGGCACAGGATTATTATGGCAGCCCTCGCACTAAGGCACAGGATTATTATGGCAGCCCTCGCACTAAGGCACAGGATAATTATGACAGCCCTCGCACTAAGGCACAGGATTATTATGGCAGCCCTCGCACTAAGGCACAGGATTATTATGGCAGCCCTCGCACTAATGCACAGGATCGCTGTTGCTTCCCCCACACACTGAGACACAGGATCACTATCATTTTCTTCACACAATGA